From the genome of Vibrio orientalis CIP 102891 = ATCC 33934:
AGCAAAAGCAGAACTGTCTAGAGGTGTCTTGTGAGCCGACATTAACCATGCGTTGGTTAATGCCGAGATTGGCGACTTTTAACGATGCATTTTCTGCCGATGTGCGATTATCGACGGCGGGTGGTTCGGTGACACTCGGTAGCTCTGGTCTATCGATGGCGATCCGACGCGATGATTTTGAGGTTGAGCATAACTACCTGCAAACGCCATTGGTGGAAGAGTGGGTTGGGCCTGTAATGTCCCCTGAATATTGGCAACAGATTAAACAAGACTTTAATGCGGTTAAATTACTTCACAGTCAAACTCGGTCAAAAGCGTGGTCGTTATGGGGAAAAGCCAGCGGCCTTGGCAACTTACGTAGTCATGAACAACAATCTTTTGCTCATTTCTATTTTGCTTTGCAAGCCTCTGTTGATGGCTTAGGCGCAACGATTGGCTCTTACCCACTGGTCGTTGATGATTTAGAGCGAGGTAATTTGATTGCCCCATTTGGGTTTGTTCAGTCCGGCCACCGATACATGGTGCTCACAGAGCCAAGCAGTGTAAGCAGTTTGGAGTCTAACTTTATTGAATGGCTTGCTGAACAAATGAAAAATTGTATTCCAAAGCAATAACATAACCGCATTTGCAGACTATAGTCAGTAGAGAACTCTGACTATAGGTGGCGTTATGCAGCAACAGAGAGCGATTCAAGATCAGATCCCAAACAACCACTGCTACGGGTGTGGAACTGAAAATGAACTGGGCTTACAAATCAAAAGCTATTGGCAATCAGAATCACAGGCGAGCTGCATGTTTACGCCTTCCCATTATCACTGCGCAGGCCCAACCCACTTTCTTAATGGCGGCATCATCTCAACCATTATTGATTGTCATTGTGTGTGTATGGCGATTGCTAAAGGTTATCAGATGCAAGGGCAAGAGGTAGGTGTCGGTGAGCCAGTATGGTTTGCTACAGGAAGCCTGAATGTTTCATTCTTAAAACCGGTTTGGTTAACACAAAGCGTACATTTAACTGCCAACATCGTTGAAGCATCAGCGAAGAAGATTGTTGTTGAGTGTGAGCTGCACTCGCAGGGTGAGATTTGCTGTAAAGCTGAAGTGGTGGCAGTAAAAGTACCGAATGAATGGTTTGGTTGATATAAAGCTAGAGCCCCGCGTGAACAGGGCTCTATGATTGGAGAGGTTATAGCTGATACTTTTCGATGATCTGGTTTTTATAGGTTTCAGCTTGCGTGCCATATATCAACTGAATTCCGTTGCCGGAGCGAATCACTCCTTTGGCGTCCAGTGATTTCCAAACCTCGTCACTGGCTGGTAACTCACTGTCTTTCACTGTGATACGTAGGCGCGTGATACAGGCATCGATTGAGGCAATGTTCTCTTTGCCACCCAAGTTAGTCACGATTTCATCAATCAGTGAACCTTCTTTTCCGTTGTAATCTTTACGTGTGTAGAGCTTACTTTCAGCATCGTTACGGCCTGGGGTCGAGTAGTTAAACTTGCGAATCATAAAGCTGAACACGAAGTAGTAAATCAGTGAGTAAATAGGACCAAGGATCAGAATCCATTGATATGATGTCTTAGCGGTGCCTTGCAGTAAGCCGAAGAAAGTGAAGTCAATAATGCCTCTTGAGAAGGTAATACCGACCGCGACATCCAGCATATGCATGAGCATGTAAGCAATCCCTTCAAGTACTGCGTGCACGGCGTACAAGACAGGTGCAACGAACAGGAAGGTAAATTCTAGTGGCTCAGTGATACCAGTTAAGAACGATGTTAACGCTGCTGAGAATAAAATACCTTTTACTTTGGCTTTGTTTTTATCGTCTGCGCAGCGGTACATCGCTAAAGCGGCAGCGGGTAGACCAAACATCATTGGTAGGAAGCCGCCAGTCATGGTTCTTGTTGCTTCTGAGCTAAAGTGTACGGTTGCAGGATCAGCCAGTTGAGCGAAGAAAATCTTTTGACCACCAGCGACCATCTCTCCCGCCACTTCTTGCACGCCACCTAGCTCTGTGTACCAGAATAGTGGGTAAATGGCGTGATGCAGACCGAACACGTTGAGCAAGCGCATCAATGAGCCATAGAAGAAGGTGCCGATGTAACCCATCGCAGAGAAGGCTTCGCCAGCGAAAACGATTGATTTAAAAATCGGCGGCCAGATGAATGGGAATAAAAAGGCTAGTGGAATGAAGAACAGCATTGTCATCACGGGTACTAGACGGTTTCCGCTAAAGAAAGCCAAGTAATCAGGCAGGGTCACATTAGAGAAACGGTTGGTGATAAATGCTGCGAGTAGGCCACAGGTAATACCGCCAAATACACCTGTTTGAAGGGTAAAGATCCCCAGTTCTTTCGTGTAAAGAGACGCTAAACCGACCGCCTCATCAGGGTTGGCACCTGCAGCAATTAACCCATCAACACTGGTGGTTTCTGGCGATAAACCTTGGAAGCCAAGAACTGTGCCAATCACCGTATGGAACAGCAGAAAGCCCAGTACTGCGGAAAGTGCAGCGGTTTCTTTATTGTTGTTCGCCATGCCAATAGCGACACCGACTGCGAACAGCAATGGTAAGTTTACAAAGACGAACAGACCAGCTTGGAAACACAACACTAAAAACTGATTGGCTAAGGTGCCCGGAGCAAGGAAAGTGAGATTATAAGTTTCAATCAGAGGCCCGCTGGTAAACGCTCCTCCAACCCCGAGTAAGATACCTGCCATGGGTAGTACGGCGATAGGCAACATAAATGCCCGACCGATTTTTTGTAGTACAGAAAAGATACCGTTCATGTTTCCACCAAACCTTGTGATTAATTCATACCGTAATCAAAACTGCTCAGCAGTCCCTCGTTGTCGAGCCAATTATCAATAGAATAAAAATTCCCTTCAACAAAAATGAAGAAAATCTGTGATCTTAATGGAGGAAATTTCCTTCATATAATATGGAGATTATTTTTATTAATTAAAACGAATTAGAAATGGAGAAAAAGATAAGTGTTATGGATGAGAACTGTTAGAGATAAACTAGTAAAAAAGCTTCGGTTCTAACAGTTGCTGTATAGCCCGAAGCTCACAATAGAAAAGTTTTATTTCAAAGAATGTTTAGACCGAACACGCCTTTTACATCAAATAGTACTTGAGCAGTTTTCGCGCGTGAAACGTGGCTGCCTGCCGCCAGTATGTCAATCAGCTGAGCCTTATCATCTAAATACATGGCACGCTTTTCTCTAATTGGACGCAGCATATCTTGTAAGCATTCTTCGAGGATCTTTTTCGTGGTGCCGTCTCCTAATCCGCCTCGTTGATACTGTTCTTTGAGTTCCGCGACATAGCTTGAGTCTGGGTGAAAAGCATCAAGGTAGGTGAACACAACATTGCCCTCAACACGGCCTGGGTCTTCAACTCGTAGATGGTTTGGATCGGTATACATGGATTTCACTGCTGCACTTATCTCTTTTTCGCTAGCGCCAAGGTTGATGGCATTGCCCATGGTTTTCGACATCTTATTTTTGCCGTCAGTGCTTGGCAATCTTGAGGCATTACTTAGCAGCGGCTTACACTCTTTGAGTACTGTTTTGCCGGCTAGAGAATTGAGCTTTCTGACGATTTCATTGGTTTGTTCTAGCATTGGTAATTGGTCATCACCGACAGGAACCAAAGTGGCGTTAAATGCGGTGATATCGGCGGCTTGAGATATAGGGTAGGTGAGAAACCCTGCCGGTAGTGAGCGCTCAATACCTTTGCTTTGGATTTCACTTTTTACGGTTGGGTTTCTTTCCAGCCTAGCGATGGTGACTAAGTTACTGTAGAACATGGTCAGTTCAGCCAATGCAGGTAACTGTGATTGCAGGCAGATGGTCGTTTGTGAAGGGTCTATACCGACAGCGAGATAATCTGCGACCACATTGAGAATGTTGGATGAGACCTTGTTTGGATTGTGGGCGTTGTCGGTCAGGCCTTGCATGTCTGCAACCAGAATGTTTTGCTCACAAATGGATTGTAATGCGACTCGCTGTTTTAAAGATCCAACGTAATGGCCGAGATGCAAAGGGCCAGTTGCACGATCGCCAGTGAGGATAATTTCTTTTGGTTCAGTGTGTTGTTGAGTTTTCATATGTGTATCTCCGAGATAAATAGATCGCTACTGGAGATACAAAAGAGATGACAATCTTAGCTACCTTCCAGCAGCATAAGAATGTAAGAATTCCGCGCCGCTCTAGTTAGAGCGCCACCAGAAGAAGAATGATGTAGGTTGTGCTATATGTTTCATTGCTTCAATCTAACAAGAAGTTTTTTGAAACACAACCCTGGTGAAAATGGTCATCTCAACTCGCTTCAACCGCAACATAGAAGCAGTTTTTACCTGAATTCTTGGCTTGATAAAGTGCTTCGTCTGCACGACGAAATGCATCGGATTTCCCGGTGTCTTGGTGATAAGCAACCCCGCTACTTACGGTAACTGGTCGCTCAATCCCGAAATCTTGACTTGCGATGATGGTTTGAATCGCTCTAACCCGCTCTTCAATGATTGAATAATCTGCGGTTTCAAACGCGATCAGAAATTCTTCACCGCCCCACCGACCGACTTGGCCGACACTCTTGGTTTCTCTTTCTAACGTACGCGCAGTCTGGATCAAGACTTGGTCACCGACATCATGGCCGTAGTCGTCGTTGATTTTTTTGAAGTCGTCAATATCCACAATTGCCAGCCATTGCACCTTATGCGGTTCTTGGAGCAAAGCTTCCATATGACGTCGGTTAAAAAGTTGAGTCAACATATCTGTATGGGACAGAGCTTGCAGTTGTCGATTGGATTCTTTCAATAACGCCAATGTTTTACGGCGTCCAGAGTCATAGAAATAAGCGATCGAAAACAAAAATAGGTAGACGATAGAAAGGTGAATGAAGCTGATATTGTCAAAGGGGATAGGTGGCCAGTTATGCATATCAATCAGGCAGATATAGGCAATAATCGCAAAGTTGACCAAGCTAAAAACGGCGCCTACCTTGTAGCCTAGAACGAATATTGCAACCACAGGCGTTAAAAATGAGAATGCCAATGCAAACTCACTGTGACCGGAGCCAACGATAAACAGCAAGCTGACCGAAGTCATTACTGAAACCATAATGGTTGCCGCGATTTTGACATTGCGGCTTTGCCACAACCAAAAATAGGCCAGTGAGCATAAGGCTAGCCCTATAGCTTCGATTGATGCGAGAAAAAGGTTAGGAATGAATAGAGTGTTGTAACAAATAAACAGGCTTAGTACGGAAGACAACACCGTCAAAGAGGCAAAGACAAATACGCTTTCCCTGAACTCTTCTTGAGTACGGTTCACCCCAAGCCATTTCTCTAATCCATTAGTCAGCACAACAGTTCACATCTTCCTTATTTGAGAAGTGGTCAATATACATGACGAGTTATGCAGCGTCACTCATAATACGAAAATGAACTAAATACCCGGCTAGATATACAAAATAGTTAGAGATCTAAATGATTCCAAATTGGTACACTCATTGAACTAATCAGGGAGGAAGTGACGATGAAGGTGATGGTTCTTGGAGCGACAGGGGCAACTGGCCGTTTGGTTGTGACTCAATTGTTGGCAGCTGAGTGCGAGGTTATTGCATTGGTGAGAAGAACAGACGTATTGGCTGAACACCCACGCTTGAGCCAGATAACCAGCACAGCTTTGTCGATCGATAGCTTGGAGTTAAAGCAACGACTAGAAGAGTGTGACGCCGCGATTTGCTGTCTAGGTCATAACTTAACGCTAAAAGGGGTTTATGGCGCGCCAAGAATGTTGGTTGGAGATAGCCTTGAACGAGTAATTTCTTCACTTTCAAAACAGAGAGCAAGGCCATTTAAGCTGGCGCTAATGAGCTCAACAGGTGTGCGTAATTCTGCAGTGGATGAGCCACTGACAACAAAAGAAAAGTCGGTTGTTATGCTGTTGCGTTGGTTACTGCCACCACAGCGTGACAATGAGCGAGCAGCCAAGCTTTTAAGCCGGATTGGTTTGAAGCGTAAGCATTTGGAGTGGACCATGATTCGACCTGATACTTTAATTGATCAATTAGAAACGAGTGATTACCACTGGCACCCAAGCCCAATACGTAGCGCTTTGTTTGATGCGGGGGAAACCAGCCGAATCAATGTTGCTAATGCTCTATGTCGATTGGTTGTAGAAGATGACCTATGGCAAGAGTGGAAAGGCAAGACGCCAGTGATTTATAACCGATGAAAGTTTATCAAATAGAGTGATAGAAAAATGCCTCAGAGTGTCTGAGGCATTTTCATGATTATTCGCCCAATGCTTTTTTGGCTAAGCGTTTTGCAGCATGTTTGTGCCGTTCCATTAACTGGTGAATATCGACGCCGATCACTTCGCCATTTATGACTCGCCAATGCCCGGCGACCATTACGCGGTCTGCTTGTTGAGCCCCACATAACAGCAGTGCTGCGAGTGGGTCGTGACTGCCCGAGAAGCGAATGTCATCGAGCTTAAACATTGCGATATCGGCTTGTTTACCTGCGGTGAGTTCACCGATGTCGTTACGTCCCATCGCTTGTGCGGAGCCTTTGGTTGCCCAGCGCAGAGCGTCAAAATGAGTCACGTTGGCAGAGCCGTATTGCAGACGTTGTAAGTACATTGCCATGCGCACTTCGGCAATCATGTTCGAGCCATCGTTTGATGCACTACCATCAACACCTAAACCTACTTTAACGCCCGCGGCTTCAAGGTCATTGTTCTTACAAATGCCAGAGGCGAGCATCATGTTTGAGGTTGGGCAGTGGCTAATCCCCACTCCGGCTTGGCCTAAGCGACGGATCTCTTCAGTGTTGAAATGAATGCCGTGTGCCAGCCATGTTCGCTCATTGAGCCAGCCGACATCTTCAAGGTAGTCCACTGGGCGTAAGCCAAACTTCTCGACGCAGAAATCTTCTTCATCCAGAGTTTCACACAAATGCGTGTGCATCATAACGTTTTCTTGCTTGGCGATAATTGCTGTCTCTTTCATTAAGTCAGTAGTGACAGAGAAAGGAGAGCATGGTGCGAGGGCAATCTGAGTCATCGCGCCATCATGGTGCTGGTGGTATTGGCGAATCAGCCTGTAGCTATCATCGACAATGGCCTGTTCAGTTTGGATAGTGTGTCTTGGCGGTAGGCCGCCATCATCTTCACCTAGACTCATTGAACCGCGAGTGAAAATCGCGCGAACTCCAAGCTTTTGCGCCGCTTCAACTTGAAGATCAATCGCATGCTCGAGTCCGTTGGGGAGTAGGTAGTGATGGTCAGAGGCGGTGGTACAGCCAGAAAGCATCAACTCAACCAAGGCAAGCTCGGTCGCCACGCTCATCATCTCTTCATCGAGATTGGCCCAAACGGGGTAAAGGCTCTTAAGCCAGTGGAAAAGTTCTTTATTTAACGCGTCAGGGTAGGCGCGGGTTAAGGTTTGATAAAAGTGGTGGTGGGCGTTAATCAAACCCGGTGTCACGACATGGCGTGATGCATCAACCACGTAATCGATGTGATGGGAGGGTGTCCCATGCTTTGGAATGAGTTCGACAATTTGATTGCCTTTCACCACGACACCGCCTTGGGCGTCTTGCTGGTTTCCAGTGTAAATTGCCAGTGGATTCTTAATCCAGATGGTTTCCATTCATAATAGTCCTTAGCCATCTCAGCCATTTCAGGGGAGAGGGTCTTAAACGTTTTAGTTGAAAGTAAGGCTAGTCATCGCTAGCGAGGTTATTGTGTCAAAGCTCTGCATTGGATAACAGAGCTTATGTCTCCTTTTGCGTTTTGATTAATCGCTGGTTTTCGCTTCGAGTTTGCTTTGAACTGCTTGCGCTTGCTCTTCGTTATCTGACTTACGGATGATTTTTTCTTCAAACTGATCTTTGCTTTCGCTCAGGGCTTCGCGCACTTCTTGGTTGCTCGACTTAGGCAACAGTTGGTTGAGAATCACTGTCACGATCGTACCTGTGGTAATACCTGAGTGGAGGAAGTTAGCGATGTCATGAGGTAAGTGTTGCAATAGACGAGGCTCGAATGTTACTGCCAGACCTGATGCTAAACCAACACAGATAACCAAGGCATTGCGTTTGGTATCAGCAGCCATGATCAACATACGAATACCGGCGTAAGCAATCATGCCGAACATGACGAAACCCACACCGCCAAGTACTGGCTTTGGAATGGTTACCGCAATCGCGGCCAATTTCGGGAATAGGCCACCTAAGATAAGTAGACCACCTGTCGCGGCAACCACGTAACGGCTTGCAACGCCAGTGATACCAACAATGCCCACGTTTTGGCTAAAGGAGGCCAATGGCATTGCGGTAAGAATCGATGACAAGGTGCTGCCTAGACCATCACCCAGTAGACCGCGTTGCAGATCTTTACCTGAGATTTTCTTATCACAGTTATTGGCTAGAGCCATAAAGTCACCGGTTGCCTCTGCGATCACTACGATGTACACCAAGCTCATGCTGACAATCGCGCTTGCTTCAAAGCTTAGGCCGTATTTGAGTGGTTCTGGGCCGCCAACCCATGCTGCTGAGGAAATGTCATCCAGGTTAACCATGCCCAGTGACAGCGCGACGATGTAGCCACCGGCAAGACCAATGACAATCGCAGAAGCTGCCACTGCGCCTTTACAGTAAACCGATACTGCGACCACGATACCTAGCGACACAATCGCTAAGAACAGTTTTGGTAAAGTGGCAAAGTTTTCGCTCGATGCTGGGGCGTCACCGACCCAGTTCATGGCGACAGGTAATATGGTTAAACCTATTAAGGTGACGACCACACCGCTGACTACGGTTGGAAAGAGCTTTTTCACCTTATCCATGTAGAAGCTAGCAAGGATCACGACAAATGAGCCTACCAGCGCAGAGCCCATAATACTGGCGACACCGCCTTCTCGGCCGATGGCAATCGCGACACCTAAAAAGGCAAAGCTAGAGCCCATCACAACAGGTAAGCGAATACCAATTGGACCCAGGCCAATACATTGCGCCATGGTGACAATACCTGAGGCAAGCAGCGCTGCATTGATCAGAGAGACGATTTCTTGGTTAGGCAATCCGATTGAAGCGCCAACGATAAGCGGTACTGCGACAATACCGCCAATTGAGGCGAGCATGTGTTGTAATGCAAGTAGAAAAGTGATGCCGTGAGGCGGTCTTTGATTGAGTGTATACAGAAGTTTCATTGGTTATACCTCGGAGAGATTTGAGTGGTTTTATCTCTCGTTGACTGGACAATTGACTTCTACAAACTACGTAGGGTCTCGAATTTTGGGTGTAGGAATCTAGCCTAAACAAGCGTTTAGGCTAGATTCGTTCAAGTTGGAGCGATTAGATGTAGATAAGCTTAGCGACGAAGATAACCGTTAGAATGTACATTGAAACTGATACATCTTTTGTCTTGCCGGTTGCGACTTTAAGTACTGTGTAAGTAATAAAGCCGAGTGCAATACCATTCGCGATTGAGAAGGTTAAAGGCATCATCAGTGCAGTGATTGCTGCAGGCGCGCCGTTAGTGAAGTCTTTCCAATCGACATGCTGCATACTGCTCATCATAACGAAAGCAACGTAAATCAGTGCACCCGCTGTCGCATAAGCAGGGATCATGCCTGCTAGTGGTGATAAGAAAATCGCGGCTAAGAATAGCACGGCCACAACAATGGCAGATAAACCAGTTCGAGCACCCGCAGCAACACCTGCCGCACTTTCTACGTAACTGGTTACTGGTGGGCAGCCGACACAAGCACCGGCCACACTCGAAATTGAGTCTGCTTTTAACGCCCTGCTAAGCCCTTCAATTTTACCGGTTTCTTTGTTCATTAGGTGCGCGCGTTCTGCAACACCCATTAGCGTACCTGCCGTATCAAACATGTTAACGAATAGGAATGCTAGGATCACACTGACCATTGAAATGTTGAAGGCTCCAGCAATGTCCATTGCCATAAAGGTTGGGGCAATGCTTGGTGGCGCAGCAAAGAAGCCATTGTATTGAACCAGACCTAGCATCATGCCTACCACTGTGACACTTAAAATACCGATAAGTACAGCGCCAAACACTTTACGCTCGCTCAGTACCGCAATGATCAAGAATGCGATTGCGGCTAGCATAGCGTCAGGCTTGGTGAAGTCACCCAATGAGACTAATGTTGCTGGGTTTTCAACGACGATACCAGCTGTTTTAAGGCCGATAAGACCAAGGAATAGACCTACACCTGCAGTCATAGAGTAGCGTAAGCTGACTGGGATACTTTCAATAATCCACTGACGAACTTTATAGAAGCTCATCCCGACGAAGAGGATACCCGATAGGAATACTGCGCCTAACGCCACTTCCCAGCTGTAACCCATTTCGCTCACTACGGTAAATGAGAAGAAAGCGTTGAGGCCCATACCTGGTGCTAAACCGACCGGCCAGTTAGCAAAGAGGCCCATGAGTAAACAACCGATAGCGGCACCAATACAGGTCGCGACGAATACCGCCCCTGAGTCCATCCCTGATGCAGCCATGATTTGAGGGTTAACGAAAATGATGTAGGCCATTGTAGCGAATGTGGTGATCCCCCCGATCATTTCATTCTTTACGCTGGTTCCATGTGCTTTCAGTTTGAAAAAGCGCTCTAAAAGGCCACCAGATTGACCTTCGTTATTAAGCACTTCAGCTTTGCTTTCGTTCATGTCAGCAAGTCCTTTTGTTTGGGTGTTTCTTCAATTGAATACCACGCTCTAGTGTGCTGCCGGCTCTTTTGGCTCGCGACCTAGACTCCAATTTTCCTGATGAATGTTAAGTTTGACGTTGTTAGAAATTCTTTTTAGCTGCCGCGGTATGTTGAGAAACTGTATGGAGAAACAAGCAGCGGAACATGATAATGCGCGCCTTCTTCACCAAGACCAAAGCGGATGACCACATCATCTAGGAATGGCACTTCACCAAGGTCGATATCTCTCTTGCGGTAATAGTCTGCAACATGGAAAACCAATTGGTATTTGCCCGTTGTGAATGCCTCACCTTCAAGCACTGGCTCGTCTGTACGTCCGTCGAAGTTGGTGGTGACCGTTTTGACTTTTGTCACGCTATCACCTTCGATGCGAAACAGCTCAACTAGGATGTCTGCTCCGGGAACGCCATGCATTGTATCCAATACGTGTGTTGTCAATTTACCCATAATCATTAATAGCGCTGAGCGCTCTCCTTAATTTTGAGGTTTTTATTGTATACAAAGTTGTTCTGACTTTGCTTTTGATACCTATATATGTACACAAAATATCCATATAGTAAAGCGCGTTGTTATAAAAATGTTATTATTAAAAGTAGCAAAAAGTGAAATGTGTGACATCAAGCGAATAGGGAAATATTGAGGCTTATTGGTTAAGTACATGAAATATAAGGCCGTGTGTCGATAAAGTAACTTTAACAACAAAATCTTTACATTAAGATAATTTATTGTATACAATGAATGTATGAAATTAAAAAGACAACTACGAATTGTCTTGGTTTAAGGAGAGCCTGAATGGATAAGGATTATTCACGAGATCTAATTGGCTATGGGGCGAATCCTCCTCACCCTAAATGGCCTGGTGGAGCTCGTATCGCCGTGTCGTTTGTATTGAATTATGAAGAGGGCGGAGAACGTTGTCTTCTACATGGGGATGAAGAGTCTGAAGCCTTTCTATCTGAGATTCCAGCCGCACAGCCGATTAAAGGTGAACGTCACATCAGCATGGAATCTATCTATGAATACGGTAGCCGCGCAGGTGTGTGGCGAGTTTTAAAACTGTTTGATGAGTACGAAATTCCTCTCACTGTTTTTGCTGTAGCGATGGCAATTGAGCGTCACCCAGATGTTGCGCAAGCGATGGTACAAGCTGGTCATGAGATCTGCAGCCACGGTTATCGCTGGATCGATTACCAATATATGGATGAGTCACAAGAGCGTGACCATATGATGAAAGCGATTGATATCATCAAAGAGATCACCGGCGAACGACCGCTAGGTTGGTACACAGGTCGTACAGGCCCGAATACTCGTCGCATTGTCGCGGAAGAAGGTGGCTTTCTATACGATTCGGATGCCTACGATGATGACTTGCCTTACTGGCACACGGTAGGCGGGCAACCTCAGTTGGTGATCCCTTACACCTTGGATGTCAATGACATGCGTTTTGCAACAGTGCAGGGCTTCAACTCCGGTGAGCAGTTCTATCAATACCTTAAAGATACCTTTGATACGCTTTATGTCGAAGGTGAAACAGCGCCAAAAATGATGTCAGTGGGTTTGCACTGTCGCCTGATTGGTCGCCCGGGGCGTATCGCCTCACTGAAACGCTTTTTAGATTATGTAAAGCAGCACGATGACGTTTGGCTATGTCGTCGTGTTGATATCGCTCGTCACTGGCACGAGAATCACCCATACACACCACAAGAGGAGAAATAATATGACTGAATTTCGTTTTTGCACACCATCTCAGATGGCACGTTCGGAATTTGTCTCTCACTTTGGTGATGTGTATGAACATAGCCCATGGGTAGCAGAGTCTGTCTATGATCAAGGGCTTAGTGACCAAGATAATTTTGTTGCCAACCTGCATTTGAGAATGGCGGAAACGCTTCTGGATGCGGAAAAGGCGAAGCAACTTGCACTTATTAATGCTCACCCTGACTTAGCAGGGCGAGCAGCAATCAACGGTGAACTCACACAAGCATCGACTGCTGAACAAGCTGGCGCTGGTATTGATCAGTGTAGCGCTGAAGAGTTCGAAAAATTCACTACGTACAACGACAGTTACAAACAACGCTTCAACTTTCCCTTCATCATGGCAGTGAAAGGGGCCAATCGTTACCAAATTCTTGAATCGTTCGAGAAGCGATTAGGCAATGATAGTGACACTGAGTTTGCTACTGCGATCCAGGAAATCAATAAGATTGCACTGTTTCGCTTACGAGATATGTAAGTCACGGAGATGGCGACTACCTCGTTTCGATATCAATGGATATCAGCCCAATAAAAGGGCATAGCGCTCGAATTGAGCTTACTCATAAACCTATTTTTGAATAATTGGAAGGATAAAGGAAATGTCTTTCGACTTTGAACAATACATTAACCTTGCTGACGATAAACTTGGCGCAGAAGCGATCTTTGCTACTGACGATTTCTTTGCTGATAAAAGCCGCCTACTGCGCCGTGAAGCGCCAGAGTGGAAAGATGACGTATATGATGATAACGGTAAATGGATGGATGGCTGGGAAAGCCGTCGTAAACGTGGAGAAGGTTACGATTACTGTGTTATTCGCCTTGGCTTAGCTGGCACGATTGCTGGTGTAGATATCGATACCTCTTTCTTTACGGGTAACTTCCCACCATCAGCGTCCATTGATGCATGTTATTCACCAGACGGTGACCCAACGGATGCGACAGAGTGGCAAGAGATCCTGCCATCAATGAGCCTTCAAGGTGATCATCATCATCTAGAAGAAA
Proteins encoded in this window:
- a CDS encoding LysR family transcriptional regulator, which encodes MRHLKSFHVFHVAAQSSSYSEAARQLNITHGAVSKQIKVLEAYLNRTLFVKHGRNVCLTKEGELLKAYTEQAFHTLETGVAKLAQQKQNCLEVSCEPTLTMRWLMPRLATFNDAFSADVRLSTAGGSVTLGSSGLSMAIRRDDFEVEHNYLQTPLVEEWVGPVMSPEYWQQIKQDFNAVKLLHSQTRSKAWSLWGKASGLGNLRSHEQQSFAHFYFALQASVDGLGATIGSYPLVVDDLERGNLIAPFGFVQSGHRYMVLTEPSSVSSLESNFIEWLAEQMKNCIPKQ
- a CDS encoding PaaI family thioesterase, producing the protein MQQQRAIQDQIPNNHCYGCGTENELGLQIKSYWQSESQASCMFTPSHYHCAGPTHFLNGGIISTIIDCHCVCMAIAKGYQMQGQEVGVGEPVWFATGSLNVSFLKPVWLTQSVHLTANIVEASAKKIVVECELHSQGEICCKAEVVAVKVPNEWFG
- a CDS encoding PTS transporter subunit EIIC: MNGIFSVLQKIGRAFMLPIAVLPMAGILLGVGGAFTSGPLIETYNLTFLAPGTLANQFLVLCFQAGLFVFVNLPLLFAVGVAIGMANNNKETAALSAVLGFLLFHTVIGTVLGFQGLSPETTSVDGLIAAGANPDEAVGLASLYTKELGIFTLQTGVFGGITCGLLAAFITNRFSNVTLPDYLAFFSGNRLVPVMTMLFFIPLAFLFPFIWPPIFKSIVFAGEAFSAMGYIGTFFYGSLMRLLNVFGLHHAIYPLFWYTELGGVQEVAGEMVAGGQKIFFAQLADPATVHFSSEATRTMTGGFLPMMFGLPAAALAMYRCADDKNKAKVKGILFSAALTSFLTGITEPLEFTFLFVAPVLYAVHAVLEGIAYMLMHMLDVAVGITFSRGIIDFTFFGLLQGTAKTSYQWILILGPIYSLIYYFVFSFMIRKFNYSTPGRNDAESKLYTRKDYNGKEGSLIDEIVTNLGGKENIASIDACITRLRITVKDSELPASDEVWKSLDAKGVIRSGNGIQLIYGTQAETYKNQIIEKYQL
- the trpS gene encoding tryptophan--tRNA ligase — protein: MKTQQHTEPKEIILTGDRATGPLHLGHYVGSLKQRVALQSICEQNILVADMQGLTDNAHNPNKVSSNILNVVADYLAVGIDPSQTTICLQSQLPALAELTMFYSNLVTIARLERNPTVKSEIQSKGIERSLPAGFLTYPISQAADITAFNATLVPVGDDQLPMLEQTNEIVRKLNSLAGKTVLKECKPLLSNASRLPSTDGKNKMSKTMGNAINLGASEKEISAAVKSMYTDPNHLRVEDPGRVEGNVVFTYLDAFHPDSSYVAELKEQYQRGGLGDGTTKKILEECLQDMLRPIREKRAMYLDDKAQLIDILAAGSHVSRAKTAQVLFDVKGVFGLNIL
- a CDS encoding GGDEF domain-containing protein is translated as MLTNGLEKWLGVNRTQEEFRESVFVFASLTVLSSVLSLFICYNTLFIPNLFLASIEAIGLALCSLAYFWLWQSRNVKIAATIMVSVMTSVSLLFIVGSGHSEFALAFSFLTPVVAIFVLGYKVGAVFSLVNFAIIAYICLIDMHNWPPIPFDNISFIHLSIVYLFLFSIAYFYDSGRRKTLALLKESNRQLQALSHTDMLTQLFNRRHMEALLQEPHKVQWLAIVDIDDFKKINDDYGHDVGDQVLIQTARTLERETKSVGQVGRWGGEEFLIAFETADYSIIEERVRAIQTIIASQDFGIERPVTVSSGVAYHQDTGKSDAFRRADEALYQAKNSGKNCFYVAVEAS
- a CDS encoding NAD(P)-dependent oxidoreductase, which encodes MKVMVLGATGATGRLVVTQLLAAECEVIALVRRTDVLAEHPRLSQITSTALSIDSLELKQRLEECDAAICCLGHNLTLKGVYGAPRMLVGDSLERVISSLSKQRARPFKLALMSSTGVRNSAVDEPLTTKEKSVVMLLRWLLPPQRDNERAAKLLSRIGLKRKHLEWTMIRPDTLIDQLETSDYHWHPSPIRSALFDAGETSRINVANALCRLVVEDDLWQEWKGKTPVIYNR